In Gemmatimonadaceae bacterium, the genomic stretch GCTGCAGCGGCATCCCGCCCCGCAGCGCGGTACGGAGCAGCGCGTAGCCGCAGGCGTTCCAGGCCGGTGCGGCGTCGGGCACGTCCGCAGCCAGTGACTCGACCTCGGTGAGCCAGCCGGCGTCGAGCATCGCGGCCACGCGGGCTGCGATCCGGTCGCGCAGCACGTCGCCTGGATCGACCAGCAGGTAGTGCGCGCGCACCTGGGACGGCCGCGCCCGCTCGCGCTGCCACTCGCTGAGCGGACGGCCGGTGAGCTCGAACACCTCGATGGCCCGCAGGAGCTGCGTGCGGCCGAGGTGCGCGCGGGCCGGGTCGATGACCTGGCAGCGCTCGCGCAGCGTTGCCGTGGCCTCGGCCTCGAGTGCCGCGAGCACGGCGGCGCGCTGCTGCGGATCGAGTGGTGGCGCCTCGAACAGCGGCGAGGTCAGCGCATGCAGGTAGAAGCCGGTGCCACCCACGATGATCGCACCGTCGCGGCGGATCCCCGGTTCGGCCAGCCAGCCGAGCGCCGCCGCCGCCCACGCCGCCGCCGAGTAGCGCTGCGTGGGTTCCACCAGGTCGAGGCCGCGATGCGGCACGGCGGCAACATCCGCGGCCGACGGCTTGGCGGTGCCGATGTCGAATCGCCGGTAGACCTGGCGCGAGTCGGCGCTGAGCAGCGTCGCGCCGGTGCGCGCCGCCAGCGCCAGTGCGATCGCGGACTTCCCCGCTGCGGTCGGGCCGCAGATGATCGCGACATCACGCACGCCCGAACCGCCGCTCCAGCTCGTCCCAGCTCAGCTGCACGATGGTCGCGCGGCCATGCACGTCGTGCGCCGGCAGCGTGGTCCGTGCGAGGTCGGCATAGAGCGCACGCATCTCCGCCGCCGACAGCGGTTCGCCTGCCTTGATCGCGGCCTTGCAGGCCACGGTCATGGCCAGGCGCTCGTGCCGCGTGGCCGTGCTCGCGATGCGATCGCCGGCGAGCGACGCGAGCGTCTCGCGCAGCGCCCGCTCGGCATCGAAGCGGGGATGCGGCATCGGCACGCTCTGCACGACCAGTGTCTGTCCACCGAAGCCCTCGATGCCGAATCCGAGCGCATCGAAGGCATCGCGGTGCGCCTCGAAGGCGTCGGCCTCGGCCGGCGTGAGGTGCAGCGTGAGCGGGAAGAGCAGTGTCTGCACGACGGCGCCCCCGCCCTGCATCTTCACCATCAGCCGCTCGTAGAGCACCCGTTCGTGCGCCGAGTGCTGGTCGATGAGGACCACGCCATCCTCGCGCTCGAACAGCAGGTAGGTGCGTCGCAGCTGCAGCAATGGCGGGATCTCCACCACGTCGGCGGGCGCGTCGCCAGCCGGTGCCGGCGAGATCACCGCCTCCGGCGTCGCCGACGCACCATCGTCCGCCGCGGTGCCGAACCACGGTGCCGCATCGGGTGTGGCACGCAGCATCGCCACGTCGGGCGTGTGGGACGACGGGGCCCAGGTCCGCTCTCCGCCGAACCGCGCGTGTTGCAGTGGCGCCGCAGCCGCCACGCCGAGTGCGCGTCGCACCGCGGTCTCCACCACGCGCTCGATGGACCACCGATCGTGGAAACGCACCTCCGCCTTCGCCGGATGCACGTTGACGTCGACGGCATCACCCGGCAGGCGGATGTCGAGCGCCAGCGATGGGCGTGCACCGGCCGGGATGGTGGAGTGGTACGCTGCCTCCGCCGCGCGCACCAGGCCGGGGTCGCGGATGGCGCGACCGTTCACCATCAGGAAGACGCGTCGCGCGGCGAGCCCCACGCTGGACGGCTGTTCCACCATGCCGCGCACGTGCACGGGCCCCTGCACGTCATCCACGTCGAGCAGGGAGGCCGGCGCCATCCCGGTCCAGACGGCGGCAAGCCGCTCGCGCCACGACCGGGCCGGCACCGCGGTGAACGCCAGCTTGCCGTCGTGCGTCGCCGTGATGCGCACGTCGCGTCGCACCAGCGCGATGGTCGCCAGCAGCTCTGCGATCGCCCGCCACTCGCCGCGCGCACTCTTGAGGAACTTCCGGCGTGCGGGCACCGCGTGAAACAGCTCGGTGACGCTGATCGTCGTGCCGCGGCGCCGTGCGACCGCTTCCGACCCGCCCATGATGCCCTGCGAGACGGTCACCCGCGTGCCCTCGCCGTCGGCTTCCGCCGTCTCCAGCACGAGGTGCGAGACGGACGCGATCGCCGGCAGCGCCTCGCCGCGAAAGCCGAACGTGGCGACGCCCACGAGGTCATCCGCCACCCGGATCTTCGACGTGGCGTGGCGCGCCAGAGCCAGCGCCGCCTCGGCTGGCGACATGCCGACGCCGTCGTCCCGGATCCGGATCAGTCCTCGCCCTCCATCCTCGACCTCCACGCCGATCTCGGTGGCGCCGGCATCGAGGGCGTTCTCGACCAGTTCCTTCACGATCGACGCCGGCCGCTCGACGACTTCGCCGGCGGCGATCTGGTCCGCGACGGCGGAGGCAAGGACGGCGATGCGGGACATGCCGGAAAGTTAGTCCGGGTGTGCTACGGAACCGGCCCGTCCGCCGTCCGCGCCTCGGCACGCGCGACATCGCGCGCGTCA encodes the following:
- the miaA gene encoding tRNA (adenosine(37)-N6)-dimethylallyltransferase MiaA — translated: MRDVAIICGPTAAGKSAIALALAARTGATLLSADSRQVYRRFDIGTAKPSAADVAAVPHRGLDLVEPTQRYSAAAWAAAALGWLAEPGIRRDGAIIVGGTGFYLHALTSPLFEAPPLDPQQRAAVLAALEAEATATLRERCQVIDPARAHLGRTQLLRAIEVFELTGRPLSEWQRERARPSQVRAHYLLVDPGDVLRDRIAARVAAMLDAGWLTEVESLAADVPDAAPAWNACGYALLRTALRGGMPLQQAVERTIIDTRQYAKRQRTWFRHQLPAERVTLLDPGAPDAIGRAMLWLESVSRPEHP
- the mutL gene encoding DNA mismatch repair endonuclease MutL, with amino-acid sequence MSRIAVLASAVADQIAAGEVVERPASIVKELVENALDAGATEIGVEVEDGGRGLIRIRDDGVGMSPAEAALALARHATSKIRVADDLVGVATFGFRGEALPAIASVSHLVLETAEADGEGTRVTVSQGIMGGSEAVARRRGTTISVTELFHAVPARRKFLKSARGEWRAIAELLATIALVRRDVRITATHDGKLAFTAVPARSWRERLAAVWTGMAPASLLDVDDVQGPVHVRGMVEQPSSVGLAARRVFLMVNGRAIRDPGLVRAAEAAYHSTIPAGARPSLALDIRLPGDAVDVNVHPAKAEVRFHDRWSIERVVETAVRRALGVAAAAPLQHARFGGERTWAPSSHTPDVAMLRATPDAAPWFGTAADDGASATPEAVISPAPAGDAPADVVEIPPLLQLRRTYLLFEREDGVVLIDQHSAHERVLYERLMVKMQGGGAVVQTLLFPLTLHLTPAEADAFEAHRDAFDALGFGIEGFGGQTLVVQSVPMPHPRFDAERALRETLASLAGDRIASTATRHERLAMTVACKAAIKAGEPLSAAEMRALYADLARTTLPAHDVHGRATIVQLSWDELERRFGRA